Proteins from a genomic interval of Helicoverpa zea isolate HzStark_Cry1AcR chromosome 31, ilHelZeax1.1, whole genome shotgun sequence:
- the LOC124645231 gene encoding LIM/homeobox protein Awh — protein MYSTDIIPYYRDISRQTQTEHRTCCACGEAIADRFLLEVGGGAWHTACLRCCVCAVQLDRHPSCFLRDRQVYCKQDYAKSFGAKCSKCCRGISSSDWVRKAREQVYHLACFACDACGRQLSTGEQFALHEDRVLCKPHYLETLDGGSISSDDGCDSEGYHKSKAKRVRTTFTEEQLQVLQANFQLDSNPDGQDLERIAQVTGLSKRVTQVWFQNSRARQKKHQHTGKGKQGQLVSRDADPAGFGRPINLHLTYSFQNKPPFVPIDGTSFTDSSMDELSEDSSIHCMQSEV, from the exons ATGTACAGCACTGACATCATTCCTTACTACCGAGACATCAGCCGGCAAACACAG ACGGAGCACCGCACTTGCTGCGCGTGTGGCGAGGCGATCGCGGACCGCTTCCTACTGGAGGTGGGCGGCGGCGCGTGGCACACGGCCTGTCTGCGCTGCTGCGTCTGCGCAGTGCAGCTCGACCGCCATCCCTCCTGCTTTCTGCGAGACCGCCAGGTCTACTGCAAGCAGGACTATGCCAA GAGCTTCGGCGCGAAGTGCTCCAAGTGCTGCCGCGGCATCTCGTCGTCAGACTGGGTGCGGAAGGCGCGGGAGCAGGTCTACCACCTGGCCTGCTTCGCGTGCGACGCCTGCGGCCGCCAGCTCTCCACCGGCGAACAGTTCGCCTTGCATGAGGACAGGGTGCTCTGCAAGCCACATTATCTTGAAACCCTTGATGGAGGATCCATTTCATCAGATG ACGGGTGCGACTCAGAAGGTTACCACAAGAGCAAGGCGAAGCGGGTGCGCACCACATTCACGGAGGAGCAGCTGCAGGTGCTGCAAGCCAACTTCCAACTGGACTCGAACCCCGACGGCCAGGACTTGGAGCGGATCGCCCAGGTCACAGGCCTCAGCAAGCGAGTCACGCAGGTGTGGTTCCAGAACAGCCGCGCGCGACAGAAGAAACACCAGCATACCGGGAAGGGGAAGCAAGGCCAAT TGGTGTCCCGAGACGCGGACCCGGCGGGGTTTGGTCGGCCCATCAACCTGCACCTCACCTACTCCTTCCAGAACAAGCCACCTTTTGTTCCAATAG ATGGAACGTCTTTCACGGATTCCTCAATGGATGAGCTGTCAGAGGACTCGTCGATCCACTGCATGCAGAGTGAAGTGTGA
- the LOC124644975 gene encoding protein henna isoform X2 has product MEGGNYIREGRDSSKSTWLLFSPATPDEAGALAKFLSVFSSHGVNLMHIESRSSARRPGYEFMVECEHGAGDFGAALDELKNNVGYLNIISRNYKDNRYAVPWFPRRIRDLDRFANQILSYGAELDSDHPGFTDPEYRARRKYFADIAYNYKYGQPLPHVDYTKEEIATWGAVFRKLTELYPTHACKEHNHVFPLLIENCGYREDNIPQLEDVSNFLKDCTGFTLRPVAGLLSSRDFLAGLAFRVFHSTQYIRHHSRPLYTPEPDVCHELLGHAPLFADPAFAQFSQEIGLASLGAPDDYIEKLATCFWFTVEFGLCRQEGKLKAFGAGLLSSFGELQYCLSDQPELREFDPDTTGDTKYPITEYQPVYFVANSFEDAKERMIKFAQKIPRDFGVRYNPYTQSVDILDSSRQMRDLLREVHQEMNLLLNAMEKL; this is encoded by the exons ATGGAGGGAGGCAACTACATCCGTGAGGGTCGTGACTCCAGCAAGTCGACATGGCTTCTGTTCTCTCCGGCGACCCCTGACGAAGCTGGCGCGCTCGCTAAGTTCCTTAGCGTTTTCTCCTCACATGGAGTCAACCTCATGCACATCGAGTCCCGTTCCTCTGCCAGAAGACCGGGTTACGAGTTCATGGTGGAATGCGAGCATGGAGCTGGAGACTTTGGAGCCGCCCTTGATGAGCTCAAGAATAACGTTGGTTATTTGAATATCATCTCTAGAAATTATAAGGATAACAGAT ATGCGGTGCCTTGGTTCCCTCGTCGTATCCGTGATTTGGATAGATTCGCAAACCAAATCCTATCTTATGGCGCGGAACTGGACTCCGACCACCCCGGCTTCACAGACCCGGAGTACCGCGCTCGCCGCAAGTACTTCGCTGACATTGCATACAACTACAAGTACGGCCAGCCACTACCTCATGTTGACTATACCAAGGAGGAGATTGCCACATGGGGGGCGGTGTTCAGGAAACTCACAGAACTGTACCCCACACACGCCTGCAAGGAACACAACCACGTGTTCCCCCTGCTCATTGAGAATTGTGGTTACAGGGAAGATAATATTCCACAATTAGAGGACGTCTCTAATTTCCTTAAAG ACTGCACAGGCTTCACCCTCCGGCCAGTGGCGGGTCTACTATCATCCCGCGACTTCCTCGCTGGGCTAGCGTTCCGCGTCTTCCACAGCACCCAGTACATCAGACATCACTCCAGGCCACTGTACACACCGGAACCAGACGTCTGCCATGAGCTCCTCGGCCACGCACCTCTGTTCGCTGACCCCGCCTTCGCACAGTTCTCACAGGAAATCGGACTCGCCTCCCTCGGAGCGCCTGATGATTACATTGAGAAACTTGCTACC TGTTTCTGGTTCACCGTAGAGTTCGGTCTGTGCCGACAAGAAGGCAAGCTGAAGGCGTTTGGTGCTGGCCTGCTGTCGTCCTTCGGGGAGCTACAGTACTGCTTGTCTGATCAGCCAGAGCTGAGGGAGTTCGACCCTGACACCACAGGCGACACGAAGTACCCCATTACTGAGTACCAGCCCGTCTACTTTGTAGCCAACAGTTTTGAAGATGCTAAGGAGAGAATGAT TAAATTCGCACAGAAGATCCCCCGTGACTTCGGCGTCAGATACAACCCTTACACACAGAGCGTGGACATCCTCGACTCGTCTCGCCAGATGAGGGATCTCTTGCGTGAAGTCCACCAGGAGATGAATCTACTCCTCAACGCCATGGAGAAGTTATAG
- the LOC124644975 gene encoding protein henna isoform X1 — translation MMGIRSNTEEVKLSSSPPDKPKLMEGGNYIREGRDSSKSTWLLFSPATPDEAGALAKFLSVFSSHGVNLMHIESRSSARRPGYEFMVECEHGAGDFGAALDELKNNVGYLNIISRNYKDNRYAVPWFPRRIRDLDRFANQILSYGAELDSDHPGFTDPEYRARRKYFADIAYNYKYGQPLPHVDYTKEEIATWGAVFRKLTELYPTHACKEHNHVFPLLIENCGYREDNIPQLEDVSNFLKDCTGFTLRPVAGLLSSRDFLAGLAFRVFHSTQYIRHHSRPLYTPEPDVCHELLGHAPLFADPAFAQFSQEIGLASLGAPDDYIEKLATCFWFTVEFGLCRQEGKLKAFGAGLLSSFGELQYCLSDQPELREFDPDTTGDTKYPITEYQPVYFVANSFEDAKERMIKFAQKIPRDFGVRYNPYTQSVDILDSSRQMRDLLREVHQEMNLLLNAMEKL, via the exons CCAAAACTGATGGAGGGAGGCAACTACATCCGTGAGGGTCGTGACTCCAGCAAGTCGACATGGCTTCTGTTCTCTCCGGCGACCCCTGACGAAGCTGGCGCGCTCGCTAAGTTCCTTAGCGTTTTCTCCTCACATGGAGTCAACCTCATGCACATCGAGTCCCGTTCCTCTGCCAGAAGACCGGGTTACGAGTTCATGGTGGAATGCGAGCATGGAGCTGGAGACTTTGGAGCCGCCCTTGATGAGCTCAAGAATAACGTTGGTTATTTGAATATCATCTCTAGAAATTATAAGGATAACAGAT ATGCGGTGCCTTGGTTCCCTCGTCGTATCCGTGATTTGGATAGATTCGCAAACCAAATCCTATCTTATGGCGCGGAACTGGACTCCGACCACCCCGGCTTCACAGACCCGGAGTACCGCGCTCGCCGCAAGTACTTCGCTGACATTGCATACAACTACAAGTACGGCCAGCCACTACCTCATGTTGACTATACCAAGGAGGAGATTGCCACATGGGGGGCGGTGTTCAGGAAACTCACAGAACTGTACCCCACACACGCCTGCAAGGAACACAACCACGTGTTCCCCCTGCTCATTGAGAATTGTGGTTACAGGGAAGATAATATTCCACAATTAGAGGACGTCTCTAATTTCCTTAAAG ACTGCACAGGCTTCACCCTCCGGCCAGTGGCGGGTCTACTATCATCCCGCGACTTCCTCGCTGGGCTAGCGTTCCGCGTCTTCCACAGCACCCAGTACATCAGACATCACTCCAGGCCACTGTACACACCGGAACCAGACGTCTGCCATGAGCTCCTCGGCCACGCACCTCTGTTCGCTGACCCCGCCTTCGCACAGTTCTCACAGGAAATCGGACTCGCCTCCCTCGGAGCGCCTGATGATTACATTGAGAAACTTGCTACC TGTTTCTGGTTCACCGTAGAGTTCGGTCTGTGCCGACAAGAAGGCAAGCTGAAGGCGTTTGGTGCTGGCCTGCTGTCGTCCTTCGGGGAGCTACAGTACTGCTTGTCTGATCAGCCAGAGCTGAGGGAGTTCGACCCTGACACCACAGGCGACACGAAGTACCCCATTACTGAGTACCAGCCCGTCTACTTTGTAGCCAACAGTTTTGAAGATGCTAAGGAGAGAATGAT TAAATTCGCACAGAAGATCCCCCGTGACTTCGGCGTCAGATACAACCCTTACACACAGAGCGTGGACATCCTCGACTCGTCTCGCCAGATGAGGGATCTCTTGCGTGAAGTCCACCAGGAGATGAATCTACTCCTCAACGCCATGGAGAAGTTATAG